The sequence TATAAGGGGACCACAAGAGCAGGAAGAGCACGGTTATGATATAGAACATCCTGCCTATTCTCTTTTCCATTTTGAACTCATCCAAGACGAGCAGTCTCTTGTTCTGGTTGTGAGTGGTCTGCCTGATGCCCACCAGGGTAGGGGGCGTGGGTCCTCGGCCGAACCCCGCGATCCAGTTGGCGGCTGCCTGGCCCGTGGCGCCAGGCCCGTGAAACGTCCAGTTCTGACTGATGGCCGGGATCAACTGCGCGGGCTTCATCTTGCGGTGGTCGTACACGAAAAAGATCAGCTTGACGTAGACCATGTGCGTGGCGGCGATGATCACCGCCAGCATCAGCATGAAGCCCAGGGTGTCGTTGGCCTTCACGTAGCGGTGCTCGAAGATGCACTGCTCCTCCTCACGGATGAACTTGTAGGTGCCCACGTCGAAAACTGGCGGGAAGGCCATGGCGACCGACAGGGTCCAGACCATGCAGATGACGGCCACGCAAGTCCACACCGTCATTCGCTTGGAATAGAAGCGGTGGTGGGCGATGGCCATGTAGCGGGTGATGCTGATGCAGAACATCATGAAGGCGGCGTGGAAGCAGAAGAGGACGGCCGCGAAGGCGATGATCTTGCAGCTGAGCAAGCTGTAGGTCCACGCCGAGCCGCTGCTGATGGAGATCATGACGAACGGGAAGCAGAGCAGCGAGCGCACGATGTCGGCCAGGCAGAGGTCCAGCAGAAAGTAGTAGGGCGCCCGGTGCAAGCTCGGCTCTTTGAAGAGCAGGAAGGAGAGCAGCAGGTTGCCGGTCAGGCTGATGCAGATGATCAAGCCCAGGGAAGCCAGCTTGACGGCCGAGGCGGTGATGGCGTAATTCTGAAGAGAGCTGTTGGTCTCTTCGAGCTCGCTGGCGTTCGCCATCGAGACGAGCATGAGATCTTCACCGTCGGCAGCTCAATGTCTCCATTTCCATCGGAAAGGGCAGACCCCGCAAACCCCAAAGTTCCTTTTAATCCTCATTGTGCAACCACCATTGCGACGGGGAAGGGGTGGAAacgggaatgggggagggggaagagactgGCGTCCTTAACCGAATGGGTTTTTGGGGTGTGTGTTTTTTGGTTTGTCATCCACCCTGAAGACCAATCAATtctgaaataggaacaggagacaTTTGTTTAACTGTCTGACTCGATGGGGAAAGCAACCTCGGGTCtcttgtaccccccccccccccccagtccaccAGCAGCCGCCGCCACCTCAAAGGACGTTGTCAAATGAGCGACATAACACCCGCAACACAATCCCCAGGCTAGGTAAAAAAGACTAATAAATATAATACCTCTTCTTCTCCAGCCGTAGCAGTGAGCTGAACTTCCGGTGAGTGCCAACAGAATGTCTTTTGGGGTAAAGTGAGCCTGCGCAGAAGGTGAcagcttttccccccccccccctgcctttTAAAATATAGATGCATGTGTACAATCGCAATCCTTTTGTTTTGAGCAGGTTAAATCCTTTTACCCGCCATCAGGCCAGCTCGGGCTCCGAGCTTTCTCTTGCATGAAGAAAAATCCAGTCCTTCCTCTCCAACTGCGCAAGTTCCCTGCTGCACTGTCCAAGAATCtcatcccccaccttcccctcccctactCCCCCCGGCAAAACAGGCTCGGTCTTCCGTGCTGCTCTCTATTGCCGTACGTACCCCGGAGTGAGGGGCACTAGTTCGTCTTTATAAGCACGGGGACGACTGTCTTATTGTCTCCATATTTTTGACTCAATGTAAAACTATCCCTGGTTGACAGCACATTTCATTCGATCTTAGTTCCAATGGATTTAGGATGAGATCATTAAAAAGCCGACAGATTTGATCCTTTGTATTCAGTCTACTGTAAATCACAATCAGTCGTGCCTGAATTGCACAGATGAGTTTTTCCTCGCATTTTCTCTGCTGCCCATTTTCTATAGTAAACCATAATAATCTCGAATACGCATGTACACAGCAACAAATGTTCACTGTACGGGTGACAAAGATAGTTAATTGCAGTTAGAATGTCGTTACTCCTCTGCTTGTATTCAATTGTAAAAGGTGGGGTGAGAGAATGCTTCCAAAACAAAATAGGatcattgtcaattttttttatgtTTTGTGTTCAATCTTTTGCGCAATTGGCACTGTGTCGGAGTACAAACGAATTATGCAACAAAGGACCCATTTTACACTGTGGCAACAAACACGTGCTTTTTAGGTTTTGCAGCAGAAACAAATGAATAGGACGatggaaaataaatacaaaacctttcttTTCAATGCCAACTTGCAAGCAGCTGTGACACGGTTCTGCGTGTGGTCTCCCGTCATGTAGTTAATACACATGCACCCCCTATGGACACGTTCGCTATCGCTCTGATCCTGTCGGGAGGCGGGCTGGACACGTTCGCTATCGCTCTGATCCTGTCGGGAGGCGGGCTTCACAGGAAATTCCGAAAGATTTCCAGCccatgtttcatagatgtgaaatattTACCAATCAGGGTCCACTCCAACTATAATAATTGGTACTGAATGTAACACACCAAAATAGAACTGGGAAATGCCGTGACAGGCAGCATCGGCAGAGCGAGAAACAATTGGTGTTTCAATCAATGGAACTCGACGAAAGGTCAAACACAATAAGAATTGATCCATGACAATTAAATTAGAATCTGAAGAAATTGTTATTCTCTCATTCGCATtgataatggtgggggggggggtggtgattggGAATAATAATATATGTTAAAATGTAAATGATAGGTGAGCGTTCCACTTCATTTTAAATCTTGGGTTAAAGATACAAAGCGAGTCATGAAGACTTTCAACCCAGAGGTTCCCTAGATGTGTGAAAGGTGAGAATGGAATGATTCAGTGTCTCCAAAGAGGAATCCGATAGGTTCACTGgcgattttaaatttagatagacagcatggtaacaagcccttccagcctacGATCCTGTGCCGCTCAATCCACCTACACTCCCACATACTttgaagggtggggtggggggggggggagcccagCCCacccagacaaggggagaacatacaaactccttacagacagttccgcattcgaacccgggtcgctggcactgcatTACACTAAccaaatagaaaaaatatatatttttaaaatggaacTGAAGGCAGCCTAATTTCCCTAAAGCCATGTGGTGCATTTATGCATTGTGCCACCAGAAATTACAGTAACTTGTTTTAATTGTAATTGAACAAATATGTTGATATTTTAAGATGTTCATAATTGGTTTGTGCTGGTCCAAAGTATATAATAATTATCTTCCCTTTAGAAAGagattcaatattcctttattgacgtgtaataatacagaaatataatattacacaaaatttccttctgcctacTGTAAGGCATTTATTGCTCATTGTCCCCATCTGAGGTTTACAAAATATTGTTATTCTGATTCACAGGCATCGATGAATCATCTTGACGGAATTATTATATCAGCAGCTTGATCTAGGTCACCACTCCATTTGCTGCTGGTATTGCAGTTTCTTGAAATTCAGTTAAAATTAGGACAAATTCACCAAATTAGTGAACTGACCACCATGGGTTAACACAGATTTAATATAGGAACCAGATCAAAGTCATCTGAAGCAAAGTGAAAAGAGAGACCAAGAGTATCAATACAATCAGTCCTTGAAAATCTCACCTGCATTGCAAATCCATGGAAGACCTCATGTCTATGGTGCCTTGTGCATTCAGGTCACATTCTGCTGATTTCACCTATGAGAATCAATTTAGTTACTCTTGAAATTAAATCATGCTTAGTGTTCACCATCCTTAAACCAATGTGTTTGTATCCACAATATACATTTCCCTGGGTCAAAAGGCAGATAGAATTCAAAGTAGCTTCACACATGATGCAAGATAGTCAGCTGAATGGGATCTCATATGATTTGACTTCAATTCACTGAAATTCCAATCCTGAGGGGATAACCTCATGCAAAAATGATGCTAAGCTTTTGCATTGTGTAGTAATTTGAGGGCAAAATAGAACCAAAACTCAAAGGATCAGAAGAAATTAATAGAAACatttgctccagagaaaaaaaaaacacttcttcAGCCATATAGTTTAATTTGGTTCCCTATACTTTCAAGCATAATTTTATGCAGTTATATAAATCTTACTCATAGCTAAACATTAtcattttcttaaatccttggaTACACTGTAAATGAAAGGTTTGTTTATAATAAAGTTGTTTTTCATTCATGCAAACTAAATATAATACTAGATACTGCTGACAATTATAACTTCCATTGGAATCTAAAGCAAAAAGTTGAATATTTTTGAACATGGTTTTCCCACATGTCAATGGAAAAGAACATTTGCTGTACATCTTGACAATTTCAAATTTTGGGATAATTAAAACAACCATGATTATGAGAGGACAATTCCAGATGGTTATATTTCTTTAGTGAGATACTGTCAAGCCTTTATTgagaaatacaaaataaatatccaTTGCAATTTCTGTTTGTTCCTCATCAGCAATATTGCCTGACTTGCCAGCATGTGGAGTTTTGCAAAGCTAGGAAAGAGTTAACTTTATCCAGATGTAATGTTTCATTATGCACTGATGTTAAATATTCTCTGGAGTATAATTTACTCATCCTTTTCATTAGCTGCTAAGGACCCACAGTGCACATTTATTATGAATATAGATTCTGATTCATGTTGAAGGCACACAGAGGCCATGTAATAGGATTCGTTCTGCACATGCATGTTTATAATCTGAGGAGATCAATACACACtatctttatttaaaaatactttgtTGAGGATTGGACAGTTGAGGAACTTGTGTAA comes from Narcine bancroftii isolate sNarBan1 chromosome 5, sNarBan1.hap1, whole genome shotgun sequence and encodes:
- the gpr27 gene encoding probable G-protein coupled receptor 27 — translated: MLVSMANASELEETNSSLQNYAITASAVKLASLGLIICISLTGNLLLSFLLFKEPSLHRAPYYFLLDLCLADIVRSLLCFPFVMISISSGSAWTYSLLSCKIIAFAAVLFCFHAAFMMFCISITRYMAIAHHRFYSKRMTVWTCVAVICMVWTLSVAMAFPPVFDVGTYKFIREEEQCIFEHRYVKANDTLGFMLMLAVIIAATHMVYVKLIFFVYDHRKMKPAQLIPAISQNWTFHGPGATGQAAANWIAGFGRGPTPPTLVGIRQTTHNQNKRLLVLDEFKMEKRIGRMFYIITVLFLLLWSPYIVACYLRVFVKASTIPQVYLTAAVWMTFAQAGVNPILCFIFNKELRICFRTHFPCFQSTQTPREAYCVI